A section of the Virgibacillus sp. NKC19-3 genome encodes:
- a CDS encoding NAD(P)H-dependent flavin oxidoreductase: MNARTNAILEGWMEQITTQLADIKQENPEKKIAPWAINFISHRTNKRFDADLKLIEKYQPPIVITSLGDPSPVVKMVHEYDGIVFSDVINTTFAKKAIEKGTDGLILVASGAGGHAGVLNPIAFLHEVREFWDGPLVLAGGMSKGEDILAAEILGADLVYMGSRFIPSTESSAEDAYKEMITDSTMDDIIYTDAFSGVNANYLIPSIEKAGLDPHKLEEKAGIDFSKLAKPNAKAWKDIWGAGQGIGTIHKVQSVAEIVEGLAYSYNDVKSQLAGSEKEDIIKRE, translated from the coding sequence TTGAATGCACGTACAAATGCTATTTTAGAAGGATGGATGGAACAAATTACCACACAATTAGCGGACATCAAACAAGAAAATCCGGAGAAAAAAATAGCTCCATGGGCCATTAATTTTATCAGCCATCGGACGAATAAAAGATTTGACGCGGATCTGAAACTAATCGAAAAATATCAGCCGCCTATAGTCATTACATCGCTGGGTGATCCGAGCCCTGTTGTGAAAATGGTACATGAATATGACGGGATTGTTTTCTCCGATGTTATTAATACGACATTTGCTAAGAAGGCAATTGAAAAGGGAACAGATGGCTTAATCCTGGTTGCCAGCGGTGCAGGTGGGCATGCTGGGGTGTTAAATCCGATTGCATTTTTGCATGAAGTAAGGGAATTCTGGGATGGACCACTTGTTTTGGCTGGTGGTATGTCAAAAGGTGAAGATATTTTGGCAGCTGAAATTTTAGGGGCAGATTTGGTTTACATGGGCTCACGGTTTATTCCATCGACAGAGAGCTCAGCGGAAGATGCCTATAAGGAGATGATTACCGACTCAACGATGGATGATATTATTTATACGGATGCCTTTAGTGGAGTGAACGCTAATTACCTTATTCCAAGTATCGAAAAGGCAGGGTTGGATCCTCATAAGCTTGAAGAGAAAGCGGGCATAGATTTTTCGAAATTAGCCAAGCCAAATGCCAAGGCTTGGAAAGATATATGGGGGGCTGGTCAAGGGATCGGAACGATTCACAAGGTGCAATCCGTAGCTGAAATTGTAGAGGGGCTTGCATATTCCTATAACGATGTGAAAAGTCAATTGGCAGGTAGTGAAAAGGAAGATATAATAAAAAGGGAATAA
- a CDS encoding iron-sulfur cluster assembly accessory protein — protein MQCKINRNAAKELKKMLDMEEAEGKMIRVYVTENHGDHAHFDLKLDTPTEDDEIVKTDKGIDILLDTKEDFLDGVWIKYFYVDNRGFEITNTSKGGHHHH, from the coding sequence ATGCAATGTAAAATTAACCGCAATGCTGCGAAAGAATTGAAAAAGATGTTGGACATGGAAGAAGCCGAAGGGAAGATGATTCGTGTTTACGTTACGGAAAATCATGGGGATCATGCCCATTTTGATCTAAAGCTTGATACTCCAACCGAAGATGATGAAATTGTAAAAACAGATAAGGGTATTGATATCCTGCTTGATACAAAAGAAGATTTCTTAGACGGTGTTTGGATTAAGTATTTTTATGTGGACAACCGAGGGTTTGAAATTACGAATACGTCAAAAGGTGGACACCATCACCACTAA
- a CDS encoding FAD:protein FMN transferase: MKHKTMERMGTQIVLNIEHVESEILLEQADRILEDYEKRFSANHPNSDLMTINDQSGIDSVHVDSDLFELIQMGKQYSLSFNGSLNIAIGPLVKLWKIGFDGAQIPRQVDIDERLELINPNNIELNPESQSVYLNKKGMEIDLGALAKGYFADRLKQFFMKKGVKNGLIDLGGNVLTIGESPKHADGFWRVGIQQPSINRGALVGAVLVKNKSVVTSGIYERFFEMNGKKYHHIFDSATGYPIENNLASVTIVSNESIHGELFTTVLFKMSPQEAIQYIESLPHMDAIIITKEKDILLTKDIKPYVALFNTSS; this comes from the coding sequence TTGAAACATAAGACAATGGAACGAATGGGAACGCAAATTGTGCTAAATATTGAACACGTGGAATCCGAAATATTACTTGAACAAGCGGATCGTATCCTTGAGGATTATGAAAAGCGATTCAGTGCCAATCATCCAAACAGTGACTTAATGACGATCAATGATCAATCGGGAATAGATTCCGTACATGTTGATTCGGATTTATTTGAACTAATTCAAATGGGAAAACAATATAGCTTATCGTTCAATGGAAGTTTAAATATTGCAATTGGACCATTAGTTAAGCTGTGGAAAATTGGCTTTGATGGTGCCCAGATTCCTCGACAAGTGGATATTGATGAAAGATTGGAATTAATTAACCCCAATAATATTGAACTGAATCCAGAATCTCAATCCGTCTATTTAAATAAGAAAGGAATGGAGATCGACCTTGGCGCTTTAGCTAAAGGCTATTTTGCAGATCGTCTGAAGCAATTTTTTATGAAAAAAGGTGTTAAGAATGGATTGATTGATTTAGGTGGAAATGTCCTAACGATCGGTGAAAGTCCAAAACATGCGGATGGATTTTGGCGTGTTGGTATTCAGCAACCTTCTATAAATCGTGGAGCATTAGTTGGAGCTGTTTTAGTAAAAAATAAATCTGTGGTAACATCTGGAATATATGAAAGATTTTTTGAAATGAATGGGAAGAAATACCATCATATATTTGATTCAGCAACTGGATATCCGATTGAAAATAATTTGGCAAGTGTAACCATTGTCTCCAATGAGTCTATTCATGGAGAGCTTTTTACAACTGTTTTATTTAAAATGTCACCTCAAGAAGCGATACAGTATATAGAATCACTGCCTCATATGGATGCAATTATCATAACCAAAGAAAAAGATATTTTACTAACAAAAGATATCAAACCTTATGTCGCATTATTTAATACGTCGTCCTGA
- a CDS encoding glycerol dehydrogenase: MSEIIFTSPSKYIQGKGALRNIGEYVKDIGKKPLILSDEIVWGITGEIIEKSMKSANMDYHYVEFNGEASLTEMDRVTKEGKENSVDVVVGVGGGKTLDTAKGIADGLEVPVVIVPSTASTDAPTSALSVIYSEAGVFESYKFYDKNPDLVLVDTKVIAGAPAALFAAGIADAMATWVEARATIKSNGDAMAGGKTSIAAEAIAKACEKTIFDYGEAAYQAVQEGLVTKHVEAVVEANTLLSGLGFESGGLAGAHAIHNGLTVLEGDIHHLSHGEKVAYGTLVHLMLELHPKDELLKYVDFYKKLGMPTTLKEMHLDEFSYDELLKVGKAATQEGETMGNLSPDITADDVATAILAVDQLSK; the protein is encoded by the coding sequence ATGTCAGAGATTATTTTCACCTCACCAAGCAAGTATATTCAAGGTAAAGGTGCTTTAAGGAATATTGGCGAATATGTTAAGGATATTGGGAAGAAGCCGCTGATTCTTTCGGATGAAATCGTCTGGGGAATTACTGGAGAGATCATTGAAAAAAGCATGAAATCAGCAAATATGGATTATCATTATGTTGAATTTAATGGCGAGGCTTCGCTTACTGAAATGGATCGGGTAACAAAAGAAGGAAAAGAGAATTCGGTTGATGTCGTAGTTGGTGTCGGTGGAGGTAAAACACTTGATACTGCAAAAGGTATCGCTGACGGACTTGAGGTTCCTGTTGTTATTGTTCCAAGCACTGCTTCTACAGATGCTCCAACCAGTGCTCTATCTGTGATTTATAGTGAAGCGGGCGTGTTTGAGTCCTATAAGTTTTATGATAAAAATCCGGATTTGGTATTAGTTGATACAAAAGTTATAGCTGGAGCTCCGGCAGCATTATTCGCTGCAGGTATTGCCGACGCGATGGCTACATGGGTAGAAGCCAGAGCTACGATTAAAAGCAATGGAGATGCCATGGCAGGTGGTAAAACAAGCATTGCAGCCGAAGCAATTGCCAAGGCTTGCGAGAAAACCATCTTTGATTATGGCGAAGCAGCATATCAAGCAGTACAGGAAGGGCTTGTTACAAAGCATGTAGAAGCAGTCGTTGAAGCAAATACGTTACTGTCCGGTTTAGGATTTGAAAGTGGAGGCTTGGCTGGTGCGCATGCGATTCATAATGGATTGACTGTGCTGGAAGGCGATATTCATCATCTTTCTCATGGTGAGAAAGTAGCTTATGGTACACTTGTCCATCTAATGTTGGAACTGCATCCGAAAGATGAGCTTCTTAAATATGTTGATTTTTATAAGAAATTGGGCATGCCAACAACGTTAAAGGAAATGCATTTAGATGAATTTTCTTACGATGAATTGCTTAAAGTTGGTAAGGCTGCTACGCAGGAAGGTGAGACAATGGGAAATCTCTCACCGGACATCACAGCTGATGATGTCGCTACAGCTATTCTTGCTGTTGATCAGTTGAGTAAATAA
- a CDS encoding MBL fold metallo-hydrolase codes for MEHYFEEGERIPIGKYEYEVIFTPGHADGMVNFYNEETNTLLSTDHILPKITPNISYWFHGEPNPLKNYLDSLEKIRKRDADFVIPSHGEPFYGANERIDEIKSHHNERLVQALDAISGGDTVYEACQKLFKKELTIHETRFAIGETLAHLEYFRYEGECEREVQDGVYWYSI; via the coding sequence GTGGAACACTATTTTGAGGAAGGGGAAAGGATCCCGATTGGCAAATATGAATATGAGGTGATTTTCACGCCAGGTCATGCTGATGGCATGGTTAATTTTTATAATGAAGAAACAAATACGCTGCTCTCAACGGATCATATTTTGCCGAAGATTACGCCGAATATTTCGTATTGGTTTCATGGCGAGCCAAATCCACTCAAGAATTATTTAGATTCATTGGAAAAGATAAGGAAGAGGGATGCCGATTTTGTAATTCCTTCGCACGGGGAGCCATTTTACGGGGCGAATGAGCGGATTGATGAGATAAAATCCCACCATAACGAACGACTTGTGCAAGCGCTCGATGCTATTAGTGGTGGAGATACGGTTTACGAAGCTTGTCAGAAGCTCTTCAAAAAGGAACTCACCATTCATGAGACCCGGTTTGCTATTGGGGAGACGTTAGCGCATCTGGAATATTTTAGGTATGAAGGGGAGTGTGAAAGAGAAGTACAGGACGGGGTATATTGGTATTCTATTTGA
- a CDS encoding FMN-binding protein, producing the protein MSQYNPGTYKGRSTGYHDYITVEVSVDENEILEIDYQENETPNKGGVAVQKMVEAIKNEKTLEVDTVSGATYASEGTIRAVHEALEVAQGKRAPIDGEYSEETETMEHNFTPGTYSGIGDGYKGEMELNVTVSEKKIEKIDYSGKETADVGGEAMNHIIADVLRTQSSQIDAVSGATFTSRGAQEALDYALDVARGEIDPNAEPKLEDVEPRIQFRGGSLTLEQVEAILNAIPLEITFVGPDLRFQYFNDNHQEFHRAKASLGSHFIDCHPPHLRDFVGKLAGELADGTRKSETHWFTRSSGDRKIFVTYVPLFNKKGQNVGFMEYVQNGTPFIDTMDEPNRRGELSDPNEPNPFARENWDE; encoded by the coding sequence ATGAGTCAATATAACCCTGGGACTTATAAAGGTAGATCTACAGGATATCATGATTATATTACTGTTGAAGTAAGCGTAGACGAAAATGAAATTTTGGAAATTGACTATCAAGAAAACGAAACACCGAATAAAGGTGGCGTTGCTGTTCAAAAAATGGTTGAGGCCATTAAAAATGAGAAAACATTAGAAGTCGATACCGTTTCTGGAGCAACGTATGCCTCTGAAGGGACTATTCGTGCAGTTCATGAAGCCTTAGAAGTCGCTCAAGGAAAACGAGCACCCATTGATGGAGAATACAGTGAAGAAACGGAAACAATGGAACACAACTTTACTCCTGGAACCTATAGTGGTATAGGGGATGGATATAAAGGTGAAATGGAGTTAAATGTTACCGTAAGTGAAAAGAAAATAGAAAAAATAGATTATAGCGGTAAAGAAACAGCTGACGTCGGTGGAGAAGCCATGAACCATATTATTGCTGATGTATTGCGTACACAATCTTCTCAAATTGATGCTGTTTCTGGAGCAACTTTTACCTCTCGTGGAGCTCAAGAAGCACTCGATTATGCATTAGATGTTGCTCGTGGTGAAATCGATCCAAATGCTGAACCTAAACTAGAAGATGTAGAACCACGCATTCAGTTTAGGGGAGGTAGTTTAACACTTGAACAAGTGGAAGCTATATTGAATGCTATTCCACTAGAAATCACGTTTGTAGGTCCAGATTTAAGATTCCAATATTTTAATGATAATCACCAAGAGTTCCACCGGGCCAAAGCTAGCTTAGGAAGCCATTTTATTGATTGTCATCCACCACACCTGCGTGACTTTGTTGGAAAGCTAGCCGGAGAATTAGCGGATGGTACGCGTAAAAGCGAAACACATTGGTTTACCCGTTCAAGCGGGGACCGCAAAATTTTTGTAACTTACGTTCCTTTATTTAATAAAAAAGGACAGAATGTAGGGTTTATGGAATATGTTCAAAACGGAACACCGTTCATTGATACAATGGATGAACCAAACCGACGCGGAGAATTAAGTGATCCAAACGAACCTAACCCATTTGCAAGGGAAAATTGGGACGAATAA
- a CDS encoding aldo/keto reductase — MIDHLQDTITLNNGVKMPGFGLGVYKVENGDAVENAVGAAIRHGYRSIDTAAFYDNETGVGKAINECGVPREDLFITSKVWNDDQGYEQTLQAFEASLKKLDLEYLDLYLIHWPVKGLYKETWKAMEKLYKDGKVRAIGVSNFHVHHLQDLLSDCEVKPVINQVEYHPHLTQMELHEFCRKENIQLEAWSPLKKGRIFDVPTIVEIAEKYAKSPAQVILRWDLQNHVVTIPKSVTEHRIIENADVFDFSLTEEEMEKINRLNKNERTGSNPDSFDE, encoded by the coding sequence ATGATCGATCATTTACAAGACACGATCACACTGAATAATGGCGTGAAGATGCCTGGTTTTGGATTGGGCGTTTATAAGGTTGAGAATGGGGACGCTGTAGAAAATGCCGTAGGCGCAGCGATTAGACATGGGTATAGAAGTATTGATACGGCAGCCTTTTATGATAATGAAACAGGAGTAGGAAAAGCCATTAACGAATGCGGTGTGCCAAGAGAGGATTTATTTATCACGTCGAAAGTGTGGAATGATGATCAAGGGTATGAGCAGACGTTACAGGCATTTGAAGCGAGCTTGAAGAAACTGGATTTAGAATACCTGGACTTGTATTTAATTCATTGGCCGGTGAAAGGCCTTTACAAGGAAACCTGGAAGGCAATGGAAAAATTGTATAAAGATGGGAAAGTCCGTGCTATTGGTGTAAGTAATTTTCATGTGCATCACTTGCAAGATTTGCTTTCGGATTGTGAGGTGAAACCGGTTATTAACCAAGTGGAGTATCATCCACATTTAACTCAGATGGAGCTGCATGAATTTTGCAGGAAAGAAAACATACAGCTGGAGGCATGGTCTCCACTTAAAAAAGGAAGAATATTCGATGTGCCAACAATCGTAGAAATCGCAGAGAAGTATGCTAAGTCGCCGGCACAAGTCATTTTACGATGGGACCTGCAAAATCACGTGGTTACCATTCCGAAATCTGTCACAGAACATCGTATTATCGAGAATGCGGATGTCTTTGACTTTTCATTAACGGAGGAAGAAATGGAAAAAATCAATCGTTTAAATAAAAATGAACGAACTGGTTCGAATCCGGATAGTTTTGATGAATAA
- a CDS encoding MBL fold metallo-hydrolase, giving the protein MLEQYGLKLIKLDLPFRLNHVNCFLAEGEYGWKVIDAGLHNKDTINRWTEELTGKKVTDILVTHYHPDHFGYVGALQELTGARVSMTKVDAETAMVQWQENSINQLQDHYALAGIPNKIATQMINNTSDFIP; this is encoded by the coding sequence TTGTTGGAACAATACGGATTAAAGCTCATAAAACTTGATCTCCCATTTCGCCTTAACCATGTGAACTGTTTTCTTGCGGAAGGAGAATATGGTTGGAAAGTGATTGATGCAGGACTACATAATAAAGATACGATAAACAGATGGACAGAGGAGCTTACGGGAAAAAAGGTGACTGATATTTTAGTGACGCATTACCACCCGGATCATTTTGGTTATGTAGGTGCACTGCAGGAATTAACGGGTGCACGTGTATCCATGACCAAGGTGGATGCGGAGACCGCGATGGTACAATGGCAGGAGAATTCTATTAATCAGCTCCAGGATCACTATGCATTAGCCGGAATTCCGAATAAGATTGCCACACAAATGATCAATAATACAAGTGATTTCATCCCCTAG
- a CDS encoding STM3941 family protein, with the protein MIENKMEFYHSKGKLFPGIIFSLLFVAFGALMVRLAYIAESILFIALALFIMVLFSFFAVANILKMVRGYPYITITDEYLQLDSFTKSEATIYLADIAYIKVSEVSFQSLIEIVLYNEGVILIICPFIIK; encoded by the coding sequence TTGATCGAAAATAAAATGGAGTTTTATCATTCAAAAGGGAAGCTTTTTCCCGGAATCATTTTTTCATTATTATTTGTCGCTTTTGGCGCTCTAATGGTGCGTCTCGCATATATAGCAGAATCTATACTATTTATCGCTTTGGCATTGTTTATTATGGTATTATTTAGTTTCTTTGCCGTTGCGAATATATTGAAAATGGTCCGAGGTTATCCTTATATCACGATAACGGATGAATATCTTCAATTAGATTCGTTTACGAAAAGTGAAGCAACCATTTATTTGGCGGATATTGCATACATAAAGGTATCTGAAGTTTCATTTCAAAGCCTCATCGAAATTGTTTTATATAACGAGGGGGTTATTTTAATCATTTGTCCTTTCATAATAAAGTGA
- a CDS encoding YitT family protein: MNKQNRVIIEYFQVIIGATLVGLAYNLFLLPSKLAAGGISGVSTILFELYELSPAYSQFLINLPIFIIGWIAMGKNFSWKTLVGTFWVPFIIWLSANFPYTVDNPVLGAIYGGIILGAGLGIVYKGNGSTGGTAAIAQIVKKFTGLSSGYSQLIVDGVVVISSIIVFNLELTLFALMCIYITSKTIDIVQLRTSASKLILIITEDEEKIQALIRDKIDRGLTKVRSVGGYSNEDKTMILCVTEQQEAVQLKKILQKEEPSSFIIYIDASEIQGRGFSLDKYYGQKL, translated from the coding sequence ATGAATAAACAGAACCGTGTTATCATCGAATATTTCCAAGTTATTATTGGAGCTACGCTTGTAGGATTGGCCTATAATCTATTTTTACTGCCATCCAAGCTTGCTGCAGGTGGGATTTCAGGAGTTAGCACTATTTTATTTGAATTATATGAATTAAGCCCTGCTTACTCACAATTTCTCATCAACCTCCCCATTTTTATTATTGGCTGGATCGCAATGGGGAAAAATTTTAGCTGGAAGACATTGGTCGGGACGTTCTGGGTTCCATTTATCATATGGCTATCCGCTAACTTCCCATATACCGTTGATAACCCTGTACTTGGAGCCATTTATGGCGGAATTATTCTTGGTGCCGGACTTGGAATTGTCTACAAAGGAAACGGATCAACAGGAGGCACAGCAGCAATAGCCCAAATCGTGAAGAAATTCACTGGCCTATCAAGTGGTTATTCGCAGTTAATCGTAGACGGTGTTGTTGTTATATCTTCTATTATTGTATTCAATTTGGAATTGACATTATTTGCGCTCATGTGTATTTATATTACAAGTAAAACAATAGATATCGTACAATTACGAACATCGGCGTCCAAACTTATTCTGATCATTACAGAGGATGAAGAAAAAATTCAAGCGCTCATCCGTGATAAGATCGATCGGGGATTGACAAAAGTGCGTTCTGTTGGGGGCTACTCCAACGAGGATAAAACCATGATACTGTGTGTCACAGAACAACAGGAGGCAGTACAACTGAAAAAAATTCTCCAAAAAGAAGAACCCTCCTCTTTTATCATTTATATCGATGCATCAGAAATACAGGGAAGAGGGTTCTCCTTGGATAAATATTATGGTCAAAAATTATAA
- a CDS encoding acyl-CoA thioesterase, translating to MDIKVRFGETDMLGHINNTSYFKYMEETRIEFLQTWGADFRSGQFTFILASAKCDFIRQGYFGQTLEVDTKVVKIGRTSVTLSTEMVEKESGDMIAKGEATVVYFDVRKQKPTVIPERMKSNIEADSQGGERDECTFS from the coding sequence ATGGACATAAAAGTACGGTTTGGAGAGACAGATATGTTAGGCCATATCAATAACACAAGCTATTTCAAATATATGGAGGAAACACGGATTGAATTTTTACAAACATGGGGTGCAGATTTTCGAAGTGGCCAATTTACATTTATTCTAGCTTCTGCGAAATGTGATTTTATCAGGCAAGGGTATTTCGGACAGACCCTGGAGGTTGATACGAAGGTGGTAAAAATAGGGAGGACGAGCGTCACATTGAGCACGGAAATGGTTGAGAAGGAATCGGGAGATATGATCGCTAAAGGGGAAGCAACGGTTGTTTATTTTGATGTGCGCAAACAGAAACCGACAGTAATACCCGAACGGATGAAATCAAATATTGAAGCAGATTCCCAAGGAGGAGAGAGGGATGAATGCACGTTTTCTTAA
- a CDS encoding CoxG family protein: MPSGMHQIELDIPIENVWSFVSDMDKWAPLVPGYVDHKMISHKQSTWTFKGNIGVMEKVVSLKIDIIEWQAPTRVTFHLTGVNENVTGDGYFEASTVKGRRTKMTGYLDITAKGMMSPMINPVLKTLVPKKGKQLTEAIGRRMYAMKTVAT; the protein is encoded by the coding sequence ATGCCAAGCGGAATGCATCAAATAGAGCTGGACATTCCCATTGAAAATGTCTGGTCTTTTGTAAGTGATATGGATAAATGGGCTCCCCTAGTACCTGGTTACGTGGATCACAAAATGATAAGCCATAAACAATCCACCTGGACTTTCAAAGGAAATATCGGAGTCATGGAAAAAGTCGTCAGTCTAAAAATAGACATTATCGAGTGGCAGGCACCTACAAGGGTCACCTTTCATTTAACCGGGGTAAATGAAAATGTCACAGGCGATGGCTATTTCGAAGCAAGCACTGTAAAAGGAAGGCGAACTAAAATGACTGGCTATCTTGATATCACTGCCAAAGGCATGATGAGCCCAATGATTAATCCTGTTTTAAAAACATTAGTGCCGAAAAAAGGAAAACAATTAACAGAGGCAATTGGAAGACGGATGTACGCGATGAAAACGGTAGCTACATAA